A genomic segment from Streptosporangium roseum DSM 43021 encodes:
- a CDS encoding Lrp/AsnC family transcriptional regulator, translated as MDWALLAELQDDARLSYSELARRVHMSAPAVAERVRRLEESGVIIGYHARIDPALAGRGVAALIRMSCYGPRCVLRDEQALAWPEILEVHRVTGDTCCLLRVAASSMTAFEELIDRLAPYGHPSSMMVLSSPVPWRPLSPT; from the coding sequence ATGGACTGGGCACTGCTGGCCGAGCTGCAGGACGACGCGCGGCTGTCCTACAGCGAGCTCGCACGGCGGGTCCACATGTCGGCTCCGGCGGTCGCCGAGCGGGTGCGGCGGCTGGAGGAGTCGGGAGTGATCATCGGCTATCACGCGCGAATCGATCCGGCGCTGGCCGGGCGCGGGGTGGCCGCGCTGATCAGGATGTCGTGTTACGGGCCGCGCTGCGTGCTCCGCGACGAGCAGGCGCTGGCCTGGCCGGAGATCCTGGAGGTCCACCGGGTGACCGGCGACACCTGCTGCCTGCTGCGGGTGGCCGCCTCCTCGATGACGGCCTTCGAGGAGCTGATCGACCGGCTCGCGCCGTACGGCCACCCGTCGAGCATGATGGTGCTCTCCAGCCCGGTCCCCTGGCGCCCGCTCTCCCCCACCTGA